The following coding sequences lie in one Flavobacterium sp. 20NA77.7 genomic window:
- the gldB gene encoding gliding motility lipoprotein GldB: MKKFILCLLSLIVLVGCKKDDAKEEAVSIKKTVNLDIERFDNMYAHATTESLHTLKKEYPFLFPSQFPDTTWTNKLKDKYFIALNNEVEKKFANTSALEDQIEMLVSRVKYYFPEEKTPRVITLVNEVILDKKALYTNDFIFISLDTYLGKSHEFYDVFAAYQKQNLESNQILPDLVTNFAFRKILPSQDKTLISEMIYFGKLHYLKDLLIPESKDYEKIGYTPQQYKWCEENEAQMWSYLIEKKLLYDNNIKNYQRFIEEAPFTKFYEEIDRESPGRIGQWIGWQIVRSYMENNNVTIDQLLKTEPIEIFNNSKYKPKK; encoded by the coding sequence ATGAAAAAATTTATTCTTTGCTTGTTAAGTTTAATAGTGCTTGTTGGTTGTAAAAAAGACGACGCCAAAGAAGAAGCTGTTTCTATAAAAAAAACAGTAAATTTAGACATAGAACGATTTGACAACATGTATGCCCATGCCACGACTGAATCATTACATACATTAAAAAAAGAATATCCTTTTTTGTTTCCAAGTCAATTTCCAGACACCACATGGACCAATAAATTAAAAGACAAGTATTTTATAGCTTTAAACAATGAAGTTGAAAAAAAATTCGCAAATACTTCCGCACTAGAAGATCAAATTGAAATGCTTGTAAGTCGTGTTAAATATTATTTTCCAGAAGAAAAAACACCTCGGGTAATTACACTTGTAAATGAAGTAATTTTAGATAAAAAAGCATTATACACAAACGATTTCATATTCATTTCGCTAGACACTTATTTAGGAAAATCTCATGAATTTTATGACGTTTTTGCTGCCTACCAAAAACAAAACTTGGAATCTAATCAAATATTACCTGATTTAGTAACAAATTTTGCTTTTAGAAAAATACTTCCCTCACAAGATAAAACCTTGATAAGCGAAATGATTTATTTTGGTAAGTTGCATTATTTAAAAGATCTTTTAATTCCGGAATCTAAAGATTATGAAAAGATAGGTTATACACCTCAGCAATACAAATGGTGTGAAGAAAATGAGGCTCAGATGTGGAGTTATCTTATCGAAAAAAAATTATTGTATGACAACAATATTAAGAATTACCAACGCTTTATAGAAGAGGCTCCTTTTACTAAATTTTATGAAGAAATCGATCGGGAATCGCCAGGACGAATTGGACAATGGATAGGCTGGCAAATTGTAAGGAGTTATATGGAAAACAATAATGTTACGATAGATCAATTGTTAAAAACAGAACCTATTGAAATTTTCAATAATTCAAAATACAAACCAAAAAAATAA
- a CDS encoding HlyD family secretion protein gives MLNLSQYNKPETEKLNQFKTIQDLKNRPHYKILNKILIGFLVFGILILFLPWTQNISGQGAVTTLKPNQRPQTIQSLISGRIEKWYIQEGDFVKKGDTIVFISEIKEDYLDPNLVENTKAQMEAKKRSVTSYDGKINSLSNQIGAIENERKLKFQQAKNKVQQALLKIKSDSMDLEAVKTQVKIAKTQYNRAVQLNKDGLKPLTDVEEKRLKLQEVDAKIITQENKFLASKNELINAKVELNRINAEYYEKKSKAESDQFTAMSNQYDTEAQVNKLKNQYANYKIRNGMYYITAPQNGYVNRAIQSGIGENIKEGTAIVSIMPSKYDIAVETFIAPMDFPLIKKGEKVRVWFDGWPTIVFSGWPGMSYGTFGGKIVAIENYISENGKYRVLIAPDPEDKKWPEQLSIGSGAQTLALLNNVPIWYEIWRTLNGFPPNYYQSKSEKNATKDKK, from the coding sequence ATGCTAAATCTATCTCAATACAATAAACCTGAAACAGAAAAACTGAATCAATTTAAAACTATTCAGGATTTAAAAAATAGACCGCATTATAAAATATTAAATAAAATACTGATTGGTTTTTTAGTATTTGGTATTCTTATTTTATTTCTACCATGGACTCAAAATATTTCTGGCCAAGGTGCTGTTACTACTTTAAAACCTAATCAACGGCCTCAAACTATTCAATCATTAATTTCGGGACGAATTGAAAAATGGTACATCCAAGAAGGCGACTTTGTAAAAAAAGGTGATACCATAGTGTTTATTTCTGAAATTAAAGAAGATTATTTAGACCCTAATTTAGTGGAAAACACTAAAGCACAAATGGAAGCAAAAAAACGTTCAGTTACTTCTTATGATGGAAAAATCAATTCGCTATCTAATCAAATTGGGGCTATAGAGAATGAACGAAAGTTAAAATTTCAACAAGCCAAAAATAAAGTTCAACAAGCTTTGCTCAAAATCAAAAGCGACAGTATGGATTTAGAAGCAGTTAAAACGCAAGTAAAAATAGCAAAAACGCAATATAATCGTGCAGTACAACTAAATAAAGACGGACTAAAACCATTAACAGATGTTGAAGAAAAGCGTTTAAAACTTCAAGAAGTTGATGCTAAAATAATTACGCAAGAAAATAAATTTTTAGCTAGTAAAAATGAATTAATCAATGCAAAAGTTGAATTAAACAGAATTAACGCAGAATATTATGAGAAAAAATCAAAAGCGGAAAGTGATCAATTTACAGCAATGAGCAATCAATATGATACTGAAGCACAAGTGAACAAGTTAAAAAATCAATATGCCAATTATAAAATTAGAAATGGTATGTATTACATAACTGCACCACAAAATGGATATGTAAATAGAGCTATTCAATCTGGAATTGGAGAAAACATTAAAGAAGGGACCGCTATTGTAAGTATTATGCCTTCTAAATATGATATTGCAGTAGAAACTTTTATTGCACCTATGGATTTTCCACTCATCAAAAAAGGCGAAAAAGTGCGTGTTTGGTTTGATGGATGGCCTACAATAGTATTTTCAGGATGGCCAGGCATGTCGTATGGGACATTTGGAGGAAAAATTGTAGCAATAGAAAATTACATAAGTGAAAATGGAAAATATAGAGTATTAATTGCACCCGACCCTGAAGATAAGAAATGGCCAGAACAATTAAGTATAGGCTCTGGTGCACAAACGTTAGCTTTACTTAACAATGTGCCAATTTGGTATGAAATATGGCGAACGCTTAATGGTTTCCCGCCTAATTATTATCAATCTAAAAGTGAAAAAAATGCAACTAAAGATAAAAAATAA
- the nadE gene encoding NAD(+) synthase has product MPKTFTVTQLQQINTYIVTWLKNYATNAKVNGFVVGISGGIDSALTSTLCAQTGLTTWCVEMPIHQVESHVNRANEHIDQLKKRFPNVKNTRVDVTPIFESFKTEVPHTANEPLLHLTFANTRARLRMTTLYYIAGIEGCLVAGTGNKVEDFGVGFFTKYGDGGVDISPIADLLKSEVRQLAAYLDVPKSILDAKPTDGLFGDDRSDEDQLGATYDELEWAMQALENNVTSSQFTERELKVFEIFKRLNVNNQHKMQPIPVCLVPKSMKEI; this is encoded by the coding sequence ATGCCAAAAACTTTTACTGTTACACAACTTCAACAAATAAACACTTATATTGTTACCTGGTTAAAAAATTATGCTACTAACGCAAAAGTTAATGGCTTTGTAGTAGGTATTTCTGGAGGAATTGATAGTGCATTAACTTCTACATTATGCGCACAAACGGGGTTGACTACATGGTGCGTGGAAATGCCTATTCATCAGGTGGAAAGTCATGTAAATAGAGCAAATGAACACATTGATCAATTAAAAAAAAGATTTCCGAATGTAAAGAATACAAGGGTAGATGTAACACCCATTTTTGAGTCTTTTAAAACAGAAGTACCACATACGGCTAACGAGCCTTTATTACACTTAACTTTTGCAAATACAAGAGCTAGATTGCGCATGACTACTTTGTATTATATAGCAGGAATAGAAGGCTGTTTAGTAGCAGGTACGGGCAATAAAGTGGAAGATTTTGGTGTAGGCTTTTTTACAAAATATGGAGATGGGGGAGTAGATATAAGTCCGATTGCTGATTTGCTTAAAAGTGAAGTTAGGCAACTGGCTGCTTATTTAGACGTTCCTAAAAGTATATTAGATGCCAAACCTACAGATGGGTTGTTTGGAGATGACCGAAGCGACGAAGATCAACTAGGTGCAACATATGATGAATTAGAATGGGCTATGCAAGCCTTAGAGAATAATGTAACCAGTTCTCAATTTACTGAAAGAGAATTAAAGGTGTTTGAAATTTTTAAAAGATTGAATGTGAATAATCAACACAAAATGCAACCCATTCCTGTTTGTTTAGTGCCTAAATCGATGAAAGAAATTTAA
- a CDS encoding peptidase domain-containing ABC transporter, whose translation MKPLERLYNILKLDRKDIIQIFFYAIFSGLVSLSLPLGIQAIINFLQAGRVSASWILLVILVVIGVAFVGVLSLMQLRITENLQQKIFIRSSFEFAFRIPKIKFEAFYNQYPPELANRFFDTLTLQKGISKLLIDFTAALLQIIFGLLLLSLYHSFFILFGILLVFLLYIIFKFSYQKGLDTSLNESKYKYKVAAWLQELAKNSTSFKKETHFQFGLTKNDRLVDAYLKHRESHFAVLKRQFSHLIIFKTIITACLLLIGGFLVLHQQMNIGQFVAAEIIILLVINSVEKIILGLETFYDVLTSIEKIGHVTELPIERESDKTNEEVYNAISLHADGVSFSYPNATDAVLENINIVINQGEKILISGDNGSGKTTLMRLLAGHISPTSGNLYINDDTFNKINLNQYRTYIASITQNETLFEGTIYENITFGREVNQNELKEVLQNLHLIPLIKTLPDGLNTMITSDGRRLSSSNAQKIIVARCILSNPKILFLENPTDKMDEATAIQVIDYLTNSKNNWTLIVSSKNKQWQSKLDRELIMKNGVLIQDLKHN comes from the coding sequence ATGAAACCACTTGAACGACTTTACAATATTTTGAAATTAGACAGAAAAGATATTATTCAAATATTTTTTTATGCTATATTTTCTGGTTTAGTAAGCTTATCATTACCATTAGGAATTCAAGCTATTATTAACTTTTTACAAGCTGGAAGAGTTAGTGCTTCTTGGATTTTATTAGTGATTTTGGTTGTAATAGGAGTAGCATTTGTAGGTGTTTTATCATTAATGCAATTGCGTATTACAGAAAATTTACAGCAAAAAATTTTCATTCGTTCTTCATTTGAATTCGCTTTTAGAATTCCTAAAATTAAATTTGAAGCATTTTACAATCAATACCCCCCAGAACTTGCCAATAGATTTTTTGATACCTTAACATTACAAAAAGGTATTTCAAAATTATTAATTGATTTTACAGCTGCTTTATTGCAAATTATTTTTGGTTTACTTTTACTTTCATTATACCATTCATTTTTTATATTATTTGGAATTTTACTTGTTTTTTTACTATATATAATTTTCAAATTTTCTTATCAAAAAGGATTAGACACAAGTCTTAACGAATCAAAATATAAATACAAAGTAGCGGCTTGGCTTCAAGAATTAGCAAAAAACAGTACATCATTTAAAAAAGAAACGCACTTCCAATTTGGATTAACTAAAAATGATAGATTAGTAGATGCGTATTTAAAACATCGTGAAAGTCACTTTGCAGTATTAAAAAGACAATTCTCACACTTAATTATATTTAAAACAATTATAACAGCTTGTTTGTTATTAATTGGTGGTTTTTTAGTACTTCACCAACAAATGAATATTGGCCAATTTGTAGCTGCAGAAATTATTATTCTTTTGGTAATTAATTCGGTAGAAAAAATTATTTTAGGATTAGAAACTTTTTATGACGTATTAACTTCTATTGAAAAAATTGGACACGTAACAGAATTACCGATTGAACGAGAAAGCGACAAAACGAACGAAGAGGTTTATAATGCTATCTCTTTACACGCAGACGGAGTTTCTTTCAGCTATCCGAATGCTACTGATGCCGTTTTAGAAAACATAAACATAGTAATTAATCAAGGTGAAAAAATATTAATTTCAGGAGACAATGGCTCTGGCAAAACAACTTTAATGAGATTACTCGCAGGACATATTTCGCCTACTTCTGGAAATTTATATATCAATGATGATACATTTAATAAAATAAACCTAAATCAATACCGAACCTACATAGCTAGCATAACACAAAACGAAACGCTTTTTGAAGGAACAATTTATGAAAATATTACATTTGGAAGAGAAGTAAATCAAAATGAACTTAAAGAAGTTTTACAAAATTTACATTTAATACCGTTGATAAAAACACTCCCCGATGGCTTAAATACAATGATAACTTCTGACGGAAGAAGATTGTCTTCTTCAAATGCACAAAAAATCATAGTTGCACGATGTATATTAAGTAACCCTAAAATTTTATTTTTAGAAAACCCAACAGACAAAATGGATGAAGCAACAGCTATTCAAGTCATTGATTATCTAACAAATTCTAAAAACAATTGGACTTTAATAGTTTCATCAAAAAATAAACAATGGCAATCTAAATTAGATAGAGAGCTCATCATGAAAAATGGAGTATTAATTCAAGACCTCAAACACAACTAA
- a CDS encoding TetR/AcrR family transcriptional regulator, protein MDSLLNSIHIKVNEKTFVKDPESSSLGKKIIQESIILINDIGFEEYTFKKLGERIGSNESSIYRYFENKHKLLVYLSSWYWSWIEYRLVFSTQNMENKIEKLKKAIEIVTEKIEDDTNTDHINEALLNKIIIEEFTKTLHTKAIGKENKEGYFLIYKRIINRICEMVKDINPDYPYAKSLISTVIEGALHQHFLKEHLKSITNCNEQISPTLFYTDLILNSLKQ, encoded by the coding sequence ATGGACAGTCTATTAAATTCGATACATATAAAAGTAAATGAGAAAACCTTTGTAAAAGACCCAGAGTCTTCATCTCTTGGGAAAAAAATTATCCAGGAAAGCATAATCTTAATTAATGATATAGGGTTTGAAGAATATACATTTAAAAAATTGGGAGAACGTATTGGTTCAAATGAAAGTTCTATTTACAGATACTTTGAGAACAAACACAAGTTATTAGTCTATTTATCATCATGGTATTGGAGTTGGATAGAATACCGTCTTGTTTTTTCAACCCAAAATATGGAAAATAAAATAGAAAAATTAAAAAAGGCTATTGAAATTGTTACTGAAAAAATTGAAGACGACACTAATACTGATCATATTAATGAAGCGTTGCTTAATAAAATAATCATTGAAGAATTTACAAAAACATTGCACACAAAAGCTATTGGTAAAGAAAACAAAGAAGGATATTTTTTAATATACAAGAGAATAATAAATAGAATTTGTGAGATGGTTAAAGATATTAACCCTGATTATCCTTATGCAAAAAGCTTAATTTCAACGGTTATAGAAGGTGCTCTTCATCAACATTTTTTAAAAGAACATCTAAAATCAATTACAAATTGCAATGAACAAATAAGTCCAACATTATTTTACACAGATTTAATACTAAATAGTCTAAAACAATAA
- the gldC gene encoding gliding motility protein GldC, whose product MSKSSEIKININLDENHIPETLTWTALDGGVEQEEAKTILLSIWDAKAKETLRIDLWTKDMPVDEMKLFFHQTLVAMTDTFQRATGDDKMTATMNDFCDYFAEKLELKNQSN is encoded by the coding sequence ATGAGCAAATCATCCGAAATTAAAATAAATATAAACTTAGACGAAAATCATATTCCCGAAACACTAACTTGGACAGCCCTTGACGGCGGAGTAGAACAAGAGGAAGCTAAAACAATATTACTATCTATTTGGGATGCTAAAGCCAAAGAAACGCTTCGTATCGATTTATGGACAAAAGACATGCCTGTGGATGAAATGAAACTTTTTTTTCATCAAACATTAGTAGCCATGACAGATACCTTTCAACGCGCAACAGGAGATGATAAAATGACGGCAACAATGAATGATTTTTGTGATTACTTTGCCGAAAAATTAGAATTAAAAAACCAAAGCAACTAA